Genomic window (Vibrio gallicus):
GAGTTTTATCGGCAACGTCATATCACATTAAAGCTGCGCCGCAATCAATTCTATCTTGCCGATTACTTCTCTAAGGAAACGCTGCAAGCAAGAGACGTTGCCGCTGAATGCACATCATTGGTGTCACAAATGTCAATGGTGTCGATTAGTGACTGCATCGCGACCGTAAGCAAAAGTATTGCCGATATGTTCGCTGATAAACTCGAAATTCAGGTGTTATCGCCACCCTTTACCGCCACCCCAATTGGATACCGTCTAATGGTGCATAACCGCGATAAAAACAGTCCCGCCAACATGTGGTTGAGAAACAAACTGAAGTCGTATTTTTGATGTTTGGATGGTATAGAAATAGCGGCAATGGCAAGCCATTGCCGCTAATTCAATCGATTATTCGTCTAAAGCACTAGAGTTTGGGCGCAGTTGTAACTGAATGCCCATTAAAAAGTTGCGTAGAATTTGGTCTTTACACTCACGGTAATGCTTATTTTCAGGCTTGCGGAAAAATGAACTTAATTCATGCTTACTCAGGCGAAAATCAACCACCTCTAACACTTCTATAATATCCTCAGCTTTCAAATTAAGCGCAATGCGCAGCTTCTGAAATACCATATTGTTATTCAAACGCTGTTCAGGTATCGGTTGCTCGCCGTCTCGCTTACCACGTTTTAGGTTAATAAATCCATTTAGAAATATCGCTAATTCTGTATCGCTAAGTTTGATAAAAGTCTCTTGCTCCTCTTTACTTAGCCAAGCAATAACTTGTTCCTTAGTTACACTTAAATCTGCCAGAGAGAAAATTTCAATTACAGCATTATCTTTTAGGTCAAATGTGTAACGTATACGACGCAAAATATCATTATTAGTCAAAATAGATCCTAATCTTGGTAAACCCAGCACTATCAAAACGTGAGCTGAAGGTGGTTGGATGTTACCAGATTTATCATCTAGTCCCTATTACTTGTGCATCTAGGCATATAAATCCAACCATGACGCATTTAGATGCATAATGCCAACACCGAGAATATTAAGTAATTTCTGTTTAGTTTTTTGAACTGGCGCTAATTTTTGTTTATCAAAACGTGAGCTAACAGGCACAACGCGGGGTAAGTCCTTTTTTTCAACATTAGCCCGCCTATCATGTACGACAATAATACATACAACGAGAAAGAAACATGAAAAAAACTCTTGTCTTAGCTGGTTCTATACTGCTTGCCCTACCAGCGGCTGCCAACGTTCTTGACAACGGCGTATCTCACCCTGTTCCTGCTGACAAATTTGATATGACTAACTGGAAGATCACTATCCCTTCAGATATCAATAAAGATGGCAAAGTAGATGAGATCGAAGGCGTAGCTATGCTTAGCTATTCGCATGAAAATTTCTTTCATTTGGACAAAGATGGCAACCTAGTATTTGAAGTACAAAACAAAGCCATTACAACAAAAAATTCGAAGAATGCACGCTCTGAACTACGTCAAATGCCACGTGGCGCCGACTTTGATAACATTCTGACTGATTCTAAGTTGAACCAGTGGGCACTTAGTAGCCATCCACAAGCAGACCAATATAGCGCTGTTGGTGGCACATTAGAGGCAACATTAAAGGTTAATCACGTTTCTCTACATGCTAAATACCCTAACAAATTCCCTGCATACTCAGTCGTTGTTGGTCAGATCCACGCTAAAGGCCACAAAGACCTTATCGCTAAAAATGTAGGTTATGGCTACGGCAACGAGCCTATAAAAATCTTCTACAAAAAATTCCCTGATCACGAATACGGTTCAGTATTTTGGAACTACGAGCGTAACCTAGCTAAAAACGATCCAAACCGTGAAGATATTGCATACCCAGTATGGGGTAACACATGGGAGAATCCAGCAGAACCGGGTAAAGCAGGCATCGCTCTTGGTGAAGAGTTCAGCTACAGCATTGAAGTTAAGGGCACAATCATGCACCTAACATTCAAATCAGCTAACCACGACACTGTTACCTATGACATTGACTTGAGCAAGGGTATTGATGCTAAAGACAATGCAATCGGCTACGCAAAAGATGACTTCTACTTCAAAGCTGGTGCTTACGGCCAATGTAGCACCCAAGAAGCTCACCCAGTATGGGGCCCTGGTTGTAAAGGCACTGGTGATTTCGCTATCGATAAAAAGAATGGCGACTACAACAGCGTAAGCTTCTCAGCATTAAAACTAAACGGTAAATAGTTGACGGTTTAATCCCCCAAACATTCAATTCTACTGCTTGGCCTTCCTCCGTTATCGGAGGAAGGCCTTTTCGTATCACTCTACTTAAAGTTAGCAGCCTGCTACTACACCGATAAACAAGTTCAGCAGTGGCTATAAGCCAACAATCAAAGTGTGTATAAATGCCTATATTTGGACATAAAAAGACCCCCAATAATTGGTTGTCCAACTATTGGAGGTCAATTAAAGAAAATGCCCCAAACTTCTTGGGGCATTTTTGTTTTTACTCTTGGGGCATTTTAGATTTAAACATATATAAAAATATATGAGCTTGACTGTATGTATAAACAGTAGTGGAGGTTATGTATCGATCCTCCACCAGCCCTTTAAATGCTTATTCCCAATCGAGGATAACCTTACCGGAAAGCCCGCTACGCATAGCATCGAAGCCTTTTTGGAAGTCATCAACCTTGTAGTGATGAGTGATAATTGGAGTTAGATCTAGACCTGATTGAATCAAGCTTGCCATCTTGTACCAAGTCTCAAACATCTCGCGTCCGTAGATCCCTTTGATCACCAGACCTTTAAAGATCACCTGGTTCCAGTCAATGCCCATGTCTGACGGTGGAATACCCAATAGTGCAATACGACCACCGTGGTTCATCGCTTCTAGCATTGAACTAAACGCCGCTTGTACACCGGACATCTCAAGACCCACATCAAAACCCTCTGACATATTCAATTCTGTCATTACATCTTTAAGGTCTTCTTTAGCCACGTTTACAGCGCGTGTTACGCCCATTTGACGAGCAAGATCTAAGCGGTATTCGTTAACGTCGGTAATAACTACGTGGCGCGCCCCTACATGCCTTGCTACGGCAGCTGCCATAATGCCAATTGGGCCCGCGCCTGTGATAAGCACGTCTTCTCCAACTAAATCAAATGACAAAGCGGTATGTACTGCATTCCCAAACGGGTCAAAGATAGACGCTAAATCATCAGAGATGCCCTCTGGG
Coding sequences:
- a CDS encoding YehS family protein, whose protein sequence is MTNNDILRRIRYTFDLKDNAVIEIFSLADLSVTKEQVIAWLSKEEQETFIKLSDTELAIFLNGFINLKRGKRDGEQPIPEQRLNNNMVFQKLRIALNLKAEDIIEVLEVVDFRLSKHELSSFFRKPENKHYRECKDQILRNFLMGIQLQLRPNSSALDE
- a CDS encoding polysaccharide lyase family 7 protein gives rise to the protein MKKTLVLAGSILLALPAAANVLDNGVSHPVPADKFDMTNWKITIPSDINKDGKVDEIEGVAMLSYSHENFFHLDKDGNLVFEVQNKAITTKNSKNARSELRQMPRGADFDNILTDSKLNQWALSSHPQADQYSAVGGTLEATLKVNHVSLHAKYPNKFPAYSVVVGQIHAKGHKDLIAKNVGYGYGNEPIKIFYKKFPDHEYGSVFWNYERNLAKNDPNREDIAYPVWGNTWENPAEPGKAGIALGEEFSYSIEVKGTIMHLTFKSANHDTVTYDIDLSKGIDAKDNAIGYAKDDFYFKAGAYGQCSTQEAHPVWGPGCKGTGDFAIDKKNGDYNSVSFSALKLNGK
- the tdh gene encoding L-threonine 3-dehydrogenase, with product MKIKALSKLKPEQGIWMNEVDMPEMGHNDLLIKIKKTAICGTDVHIYNWDEWSQNTIPVPMVVGHEYVGEVVAIGQEVRGFEIGDRVSGEGHITCGHCRNCRGGRTHLCRNTIGVGVNRTGSFSEYLVIPAFNAFKIPEGISDDLASIFDPFGNAVHTALSFDLVGEDVLITGAGPIGIMAAAVARHVGARHVVITDVNEYRLDLARQMGVTRAVNVAKEDLKDVMTELNMSEGFDVGLEMSGVQAAFSSMLEAMNHGGRIALLGIPPSDMGIDWNQVIFKGLVIKGIYGREMFETWYKMASLIQSGLDLTPIITHHYKVDDFQKGFDAMRSGLSGKVILDWE